Proteins from one Bradyrhizobium amphicarpaeae genomic window:
- a CDS encoding tetratricopeptide repeat protein, whose translation MQSSVGARAYQNARLHKKLRKQADAVMSLAVEALRQGRFAEAETLCRGIVEEVPDHFHATHLLGLRAYEGGRLQEAQQLFERAVALDPRSPDAHGNLGAVYFDLQKFQDARACQEKAIALKPNCPITLTNLGNTLLNIGLGEQAIGLHERALRLRPDYADAFCNRGMAELMIGRSERAKESFDRALSFQPRHAEAIAGKGMVCIALRHYEEAEAALAAGLAIKPGSPRILAQRGRLNFDLHRLEQAAADFDAALAQSPRLELALRGKAQVNLLLGNTTQAIAAVKTLLEDNPRSDYAIVLLGACYANQGDVATALEHLDAALEITPDYADAIARKIFILDYWPEADFAVQQAARKSWWDAIGARLPQRTLPPRELDPDKRIVVGYVASEFRNHSAAFALLPVLRHHDHTRFEIVCYSCWPLQDEITGKFRPLADVWVDAAQLSDDELADRIQADKIDILIDVSGHTAGNRLPVFARKPAPIQVTGFGHATGTGLQTMDYVLADPVFIPQPARHLLAEKVHDLPCLITIDPILDVPPSELPMLRNGHVTFGVFNRIYKISDEAIRVWSKVMREVRGSKIIIKHGLLDDPLLRDGLVARFVAQGIAENKITCLGSTTRHEHLLAFAQVDISLDTFPQNGGISTWESLYAGVPVVAKLGNGSSARAGGSIVAAVGLDDWVAEDDDGYAAIACNYATQPARLAKLRADLPARIAASPAGNVELYAREVEAAYRRFWRDYCAGAAERGESG comes from the coding sequence TTGCAGAGCAGTGTCGGCGCGCGCGCATACCAGAATGCGCGATTGCATAAGAAGTTGAGGAAGCAGGCAGACGCCGTCATGTCCCTCGCGGTCGAGGCTCTCCGGCAGGGCAGATTTGCGGAAGCCGAGACGCTCTGCCGCGGGATCGTGGAGGAGGTTCCGGACCATTTCCACGCCACGCATTTGCTCGGCCTGCGCGCCTATGAGGGCGGACGGCTGCAGGAGGCGCAACAACTGTTCGAGCGCGCCGTTGCGCTCGATCCGCGCTCGCCCGATGCCCATGGCAATCTCGGCGCCGTCTATTTCGACCTCCAGAAATTCCAGGACGCCCGCGCGTGCCAGGAGAAGGCCATCGCGCTGAAGCCGAATTGTCCGATCACCCTGACCAATCTCGGCAATACCCTCCTGAACATTGGCCTCGGCGAACAGGCGATCGGACTGCACGAGCGCGCTCTCAGGCTGCGGCCAGACTACGCCGATGCATTCTGCAACCGCGGCATGGCCGAACTGATGATCGGCCGATCCGAGCGCGCCAAGGAGAGTTTCGACCGCGCTCTCTCGTTTCAGCCGCGTCATGCCGAAGCGATCGCCGGCAAGGGCATGGTGTGCATCGCGCTCCGCCACTACGAGGAGGCGGAAGCCGCCCTCGCAGCAGGCCTCGCGATCAAGCCGGGTTCACCGCGAATTCTGGCGCAGCGCGGACGGCTCAATTTCGATCTCCACCGGCTGGAACAGGCGGCGGCGGACTTCGATGCGGCTCTGGCGCAATCGCCGCGGCTCGAGCTCGCGCTCCGTGGCAAGGCGCAAGTCAACCTTCTGCTGGGGAACACGACGCAGGCGATTGCGGCCGTCAAGACCCTGCTCGAGGACAATCCGCGGTCCGATTACGCTATCGTGCTGCTTGGCGCCTGCTATGCCAACCAGGGAGACGTCGCCACTGCGCTCGAGCACCTCGACGCGGCACTCGAGATCACGCCTGACTATGCGGATGCCATCGCGCGCAAGATATTCATCCTGGATTATTGGCCCGAGGCCGACTTCGCGGTCCAGCAGGCGGCGCGAAAATCCTGGTGGGATGCGATCGGCGCCAGACTGCCGCAACGGACATTGCCGCCCCGGGAGCTCGATCCGGACAAGCGGATCGTCGTCGGCTATGTCGCCTCGGAATTCAGGAACCACTCGGCAGCATTCGCGCTGTTGCCGGTGCTGCGCCATCACGATCACACCAGGTTCGAGATCGTCTGCTATTCCTGCTGGCCGTTGCAGGACGAGATCACCGGGAAGTTCAGGCCTCTCGCGGACGTCTGGGTCGACGCCGCGCAGCTTTCGGACGACGAACTGGCCGATCGCATCCAGGCCGACAAGATCGATATTCTGATCGATGTATCCGGACATACGGCCGGCAACAGGCTCCCCGTCTTTGCCCGCAAGCCGGCCCCGATCCAGGTCACGGGTTTCGGACACGCCACGGGAACGGGCCTTCAGACCATGGACTACGTGCTCGCCGACCCAGTCTTCATTCCGCAACCGGCGCGGCATTTGCTGGCCGAAAAGGTTCATGATCTGCCGTGCCTGATCACGATCGATCCCATCCTGGACGTGCCGCCCTCGGAGCTCCCCATGCTGCGCAACGGCCATGTGACCTTCGGCGTGTTCAACCGCATCTACAAGATATCGGATGAGGCAATCCGGGTTTGGTCGAAGGTGATGCGTGAGGTGAGGGGTTCGAAGATCATCATCAAGCACGGGCTGCTTGACGATCCCTTGCTGCGCGACGGCCTGGTTGCGCGGTTCGTGGCCCAGGGCATTGCCGAGAACAAGATCACTTGTCTTGGCTCGACCACGCGCCACGAGCATCTGCTGGCCTTTGCGCAAGTCGACATCTCGCTCGACACCTTCCCGCAAAATGGCGGCATCAGCACCTGGGAATCCCTCTATGCGGGCGTTCCGGTGGTCGCCAAGCTCGGCAACGGCTCTTCGGCGCGCGCCGGCGGCTCGATCGTGGCGGCCGTCGGCCTCGACGACTGGGTCGCCGAGGATGACGATGGCTACGCCGCGATCGCGTGCAACTATGCGACGCAGCCCGCTCGTCTGGCAAAATTGCGGGCGGATCTGCCGGCTCGGATCGCAGCCTCGCCTGCCGGCAACGTCGAACTCTACGCGCGTGAGGTCGAGGCGGCCTATCGCCGGTTCTGGCGCGATTACTGTGCCGGCGCTGCGGAACGCGGCGAGTCGGGATAG
- a CDS encoding amino acid ABC transporter ATP-binding protein, with product MSDPIVKISGLNKWYGDFHVLRDIDLTVEKGERIVICGPSGSGKSTLIRCINALEEFQEGKIVVDGIALGPNLKHVDAVRREVGMVFQSFNLFPHLTVLENCTLAPIWVRNIPKKDAEINAMKFLERVKIPHQANKFPGQMSGGQQQRVAIARALTMNPKVMLFDEPTSALDPEMVKEVLDTMVDLAEEGMTMLVVTHEMGFAREVANRVVFMDAGQIIEANTPNEFFAAPQHARTKLFLSQILR from the coding sequence ATGTCCGACCCCATCGTCAAGATTTCCGGCCTCAACAAATGGTACGGCGATTTTCACGTGCTGCGAGACATCGACCTCACGGTCGAGAAAGGCGAGCGCATCGTGATCTGCGGACCCTCGGGCTCCGGCAAGTCGACGCTGATCCGCTGCATCAACGCGCTGGAGGAATTCCAGGAGGGCAAGATCGTCGTCGATGGCATCGCGCTCGGGCCCAACCTCAAGCACGTCGACGCGGTGCGCCGCGAGGTCGGCATGGTGTTCCAGAGCTTCAACCTGTTCCCGCATCTCACCGTGCTGGAGAACTGCACGCTGGCGCCGATCTGGGTGCGCAACATCCCGAAGAAGGACGCCGAGATCAACGCGATGAAGTTCCTGGAGCGGGTCAAGATCCCGCATCAGGCCAACAAGTTCCCGGGGCAGATGTCCGGCGGCCAGCAGCAGCGCGTCGCGATCGCGCGGGCTCTGACGATGAACCCGAAGGTCATGCTGTTCGACGAGCCGACCTCGGCACTCGATCCTGAAATGGTCAAGGAGGTGCTGGACACCATGGTGGACCTTGCCGAGGAAGGCATGACCATGCTGGTCGTCACCCACGAAATGGGCTTTGCCCGCGAGGTCGCCAACCGCGTCGTGTTCATGGACGCCGGGCAGATCATCGAGGCCAACACGCCGAACGAGTTCTTCGCAGCGCCCCAGCACGCACGCACAAAGCTGTTCCTGAGCCAGATCCTGCGCTGA
- a CDS encoding tetratricopeptide repeat protein: MQTSGGGARAYQNARLQKKLMKQADAIIAVAANAYGQGRYAETEALCRDILKAIPDHVDAVHLLGMCAHDGRRLEEAQQLLERVIALDPRLHDAHNNLATVHFDLGNYEEARRCQERAIALKPNFAVALTNLGNTLMHLGFYEQALEMHERAIKIKPDYADALCNRGMVEIVLGQIMRAKESFDRALLFQPRHAEAIVGSGMVSMELRHHEEAAAKFATALAIKPGAPRILAQRGRLSYELQRLEPALADFDAALAISPKLELALRGKAQVCLVMGRTAQAMAAATTLIERNPRSEMGLALMGFAYSNQGDMDSAIQYLDRALALRPDYGDAIRGKIFLLDYLADADFAVQQAVRKSWWDAIGSKIPQRTLPERPLDPDKRIVVGYVAAEFRQHSAGLTLLPVLRNHDHTKFKIICYYSWPGEDEYTAKFKELADVWVDAWQMSDDELSDRIQADNVDILIDVSGHTTGNRLQAFARKPAPIQATGFGHATGTGMQTMDYVLADPIFIPPSARHLFPEKIYDLPCLITMEPVTNQQPSELPMLRNGYVTFGVFNRIYKISDDAIRVWSRIMREVPGSKIVLKHSLLDDPLLRDSLVARFIAQGIAEENITCLGTTSRDDHLKAFDQIDISLDTFPQNGGISTWESLYKGVPVVAKLGIGASSRAGGSIVAAVGLGDWVAEDDDGYVEIARKFASQPEFLAKLRAGLPAQIAASPAGNVEIYTCALEAGYRQFWRDYCAAASESQGARATEPIGS; the protein is encoded by the coding sequence TTGCAGACCAGCGGCGGCGGTGCGCGCGCATACCAGAACGCGCGATTGCAGAAGAAACTGATGAAGCAGGCCGACGCCATCATCGCCGTTGCGGCGAACGCCTATGGCCAGGGCCGCTATGCCGAGACCGAGGCGCTGTGCCGTGACATCCTGAAAGCAATTCCGGATCATGTCGACGCCGTGCACCTGCTCGGCATGTGCGCCCATGACGGCCGGCGCCTGGAGGAGGCGCAGCAGCTGCTGGAGCGCGTGATTGCGCTCGATCCACGGCTGCATGATGCCCATAACAACCTCGCGACCGTGCATTTCGACCTCGGCAATTACGAGGAGGCGCGGCGGTGCCAGGAGAGGGCGATCGCGCTAAAGCCGAATTTCGCGGTCGCGCTGACCAATCTCGGCAACACGCTGATGCATCTGGGGTTTTACGAACAGGCGCTCGAGATGCACGAGCGCGCCATCAAGATCAAACCGGATTATGCCGATGCCCTCTGCAATCGCGGCATGGTCGAGATCGTGCTCGGGCAGATCATGCGCGCCAAGGAGAGTTTCGATCGCGCCCTGCTGTTTCAGCCGCGTCATGCGGAGGCCATCGTCGGCAGCGGCATGGTCAGCATGGAGCTGCGGCACCACGAGGAGGCGGCAGCCAAGTTCGCCACGGCGCTTGCGATCAAGCCGGGCGCGCCGAGGATCCTCGCCCAGCGCGGGCGGCTCAGTTACGAGCTGCAGCGCCTGGAGCCCGCGCTTGCGGATTTCGATGCGGCGCTTGCGATCTCGCCCAAGCTCGAACTTGCGCTTCGGGGCAAGGCGCAGGTCTGCCTCGTCATGGGAAGGACCGCGCAGGCGATGGCGGCCGCGACGACCCTGATCGAGCGAAATCCGCGCTCCGAGATGGGGTTGGCGCTGATGGGCTTCGCTTATTCGAACCAGGGAGACATGGACTCCGCGATCCAATACCTCGACCGGGCGCTTGCGCTCCGACCTGATTACGGCGATGCGATCAGGGGCAAGATCTTCTTGCTGGACTACCTCGCAGACGCCGATTTCGCGGTCCAGCAGGCGGTGCGAAAGTCCTGGTGGGATGCGATCGGCTCGAAGATTCCGCAAAGGACGCTGCCCGAGCGGCCGCTCGATCCGGACAAGCGGATCGTTGTCGGCTATGTCGCCGCCGAATTCCGGCAGCACTCGGCGGGACTGACCCTGCTGCCCGTGCTGCGCAACCATGATCACACCAAGTTCAAGATCATCTGCTATTATTCATGGCCCGGAGAGGACGAGTACACCGCCAAGTTCAAGGAGTTGGCGGACGTCTGGGTGGACGCCTGGCAGATGTCGGACGACGAGCTCTCGGATCGCATTCAGGCGGACAATGTCGACATCCTGATCGACGTGTCCGGCCACACGACCGGCAACCGGCTGCAGGCTTTCGCGCGAAAGCCGGCGCCGATCCAGGCCACGGGATTCGGACACGCGACGGGCACGGGCATGCAGACCATGGACTATGTGCTCGCGGATCCTATCTTCATTCCGCCATCGGCTCGGCATTTGTTTCCGGAAAAGATCTACGATCTGCCGTGCCTGATCACGATGGAGCCCGTCACCAATCAGCAGCCGTCCGAGCTGCCGATGCTCCGCAACGGCTATGTCACCTTCGGCGTGTTCAACCGCATCTACAAGATCTCGGATGATGCCATTCGTGTGTGGTCGCGCATCATGCGGGAGGTGCCGGGATCGAAGATCGTCCTCAAGCATAGTCTGCTCGATGATCCCTTGCTGCGCGACAGTCTGGTCGCACGCTTCATCGCGCAGGGCATTGCGGAGGAAAACATCACCTGCCTCGGCACCACCTCGCGCGACGACCATCTGAAGGCCTTTGATCAGATCGATATTTCCCTCGACACGTTCCCTCAGAACGGCGGCATCAGCACCTGGGAATCCCTCTACAAGGGCGTTCCGGTCGTCGCCAAGCTCGGTATTGGAGCCTCCTCGCGTGCCGGTGGCTCGATCGTGGCCGCTGTCGGTCTCGGCGACTGGGTCGCCGAGGATGATGACGGCTACGTCGAGATCGCGCGCAAATTCGCCTCGCAGCCCGAGTTTCTGGCGAAGCTGCGCGCGGGATTGCCGGCCCAGATCGCAGCCTCGCCGGCCGGCAATGTCGAGATCTACACGTGCGCGCTCGAAGCCGGCTACCGCCAATTCTGGCGCGACTATTGCGCCGCGGCCTCGGAAAGCCAGGGTGCTCGCGCCACCGAGCCGATCGGCTCTTGA